One genomic region from Myxococcales bacterium encodes:
- a CDS encoding serine/threonine protein kinase — protein sequence MRSAPSAHPAVEPPALATTDSIDERLGQLAVREGDVVLGKYRLVGLLAASATGAVFLAHHTELDHEVAVKLLLEPFAHDPEVRARFSREARLMGRIDSDHVARVIDVGELADGTPLIAMESLRGVDLRQVVRDNPAGIEPAGAVDLIIQSCLGLAAAHARDIIHRDIKPSNLFLAEREDGTAAIKVIDFGVAKMRAGSASLCDALTSPSSLVGSPRYMAPEQVTSARDVDARSDIWALGAILQELITGQAAFPDSGVSNVLRRIVSGSPARLLELAPSVDAGLAGAVSRALSRDRRERPGDVAEFARELAPFATPAGRALVARVARVLAQRTASRPNADASERSASASGSRARAAPVVVLPPRGLDDDNVETRPLSSRRTGDSAPVAILGPIAPVSIRAPVSVRAQRPLGQNATIALVGGGVLFIAVAVGVVAALSRSTVPAAKASSGAPLAHPAPPPPR from the coding sequence ATGCGCTCCGCGCCCTCCGCGCACCCCGCTGTCGAGCCTCCGGCGCTCGCGACGACAGACTCCATCGACGAGCGGCTCGGGCAGCTCGCCGTGCGCGAAGGTGACGTGGTCCTCGGCAAGTACCGCCTCGTGGGGCTCCTGGCGGCCTCGGCGACGGGCGCCGTCTTCCTGGCGCACCATACGGAGCTCGACCACGAGGTCGCTGTCAAGCTGCTGCTGGAGCCTTTCGCCCATGACCCCGAGGTCCGCGCGCGCTTCAGCCGGGAGGCGCGCTTGATGGGACGCATCGACAGCGATCACGTCGCTCGCGTCATCGACGTCGGCGAGCTCGCCGATGGCACGCCGCTGATCGCCATGGAGTCGCTTCGCGGGGTCGATCTGCGCCAGGTCGTCCGCGACAACCCCGCGGGCATCGAGCCCGCGGGGGCCGTCGATCTCATCATCCAATCGTGCCTTGGCCTCGCGGCGGCGCACGCGCGAGACATCATCCATCGCGACATCAAGCCGTCCAACCTGTTCCTCGCCGAGCGCGAAGACGGCACCGCGGCCATCAAGGTCATCGACTTCGGCGTCGCGAAGATGCGCGCGGGTTCCGCCTCGCTTTGCGACGCACTCACCAGTCCGTCATCCCTCGTGGGCTCGCCACGTTACATGGCGCCGGAACAGGTCACGTCGGCGCGCGACGTCGACGCGCGGAGCGACATATGGGCCCTCGGCGCGATCCTGCAGGAGCTCATCACGGGACAAGCCGCCTTTCCCGACTCGGGCGTCTCCAACGTCCTCCGTCGCATCGTGAGTGGAAGCCCGGCGCGCCTCCTGGAGCTGGCCCCGAGCGTCGATGCCGGCCTCGCCGGCGCCGTGTCGCGAGCCCTTAGCCGAGATCGACGCGAGCGGCCCGGCGACGTCGCGGAGTTCGCGCGCGAGCTCGCGCCGTTTGCCACACCGGCGGGGCGCGCGCTCGTCGCGCGCGTCGCCCGTGTGCTCGCTCAACGGACGGCGTCACGCCCCAACGCGGACGCCTCGGAGCGCAGCGCGAGCGCGAGCGGCAGCCGCGCGCGCGCCGCCCCGGTCGTCGTACTGCCGCCTCGCGGCCTCGACGACGATAACGTTGAGACGCGCCCCCTGTCATCGAGGCGAACGGGCGATTCCGCGCCGGTCGCCATCCTCGGCCCCATCGCGCCGGTCTCCATCCGGGCCCCCGTCTCGGTGCGCGCCCAGCGACCCTTGGGCCAAAACGCGACGATCGCGCTGGTGGGCGGCGGCGTCCTCTTCATCGCCGTCGCCGTCGGCGTCGTAGCCGCGCTCTCGCGGAGCACCGTTCCCGCGGCGAAGGCGTCGTCCGGCGCGCCGCTCGCTCACCCGGCACCGCCACCGCCGCGGTGA
- a CDS encoding homoserine dehydrogenase, whose product MAIRIGLLGCGTVGGGVVRLLTENAKNVAGRVGAPVELARVLVRNPAKERVRELDASLMTTDAEAVLADPTIDIFVEVMGGLEPAGAYVERALRSGRSVVTANKMLLAERGPKLLAAAQESGVDLAFEGAVGGGIPIVRTLREALAGDRVVALAGIVNGTCNYILTRMRRANLSFEAALKEAQDLGYAEADPELDVGGHDAGHKLMVLAMLAFGLQPVQGGGDLYVEGIRDLEPFDHEAADRFGYTIKHLAIARARAEGLELRVHPTLVPRDSTIANVGGVLNAISLEGEALGPLLLSGRGAGDLPTAVSVVADVVDVARARVGGAKGLSTRSVELAPRKTLSIEDAECAFYLRFSVLDRPGVLARITGALGEGEVSIGQMVQFGGGDARGAAVDVVMLTHVAREGAVRRALKSIAVADFVARPPKAIRVLDRRAEARGRVSAAPPPSRV is encoded by the coding sequence ATGGCCATTCGTATCGGTCTCCTCGGTTGCGGCACCGTTGGCGGCGGCGTCGTCCGCCTCCTCACTGAGAACGCGAAGAACGTGGCGGGGCGCGTCGGCGCGCCGGTGGAGCTGGCGCGGGTCTTGGTGCGAAATCCCGCCAAGGAACGGGTCCGCGAGCTGGACGCGTCGCTCATGACCACAGACGCCGAGGCCGTCCTAGCCGATCCAACCATCGACATCTTCGTCGAGGTCATGGGCGGCCTCGAGCCGGCCGGCGCTTACGTCGAGCGCGCGCTGCGCAGCGGACGGAGCGTGGTGACGGCCAACAAGATGCTGCTCGCGGAGCGTGGGCCGAAGCTCCTCGCCGCGGCGCAGGAGTCGGGTGTCGACCTCGCCTTCGAGGGTGCCGTCGGAGGCGGCATCCCCATCGTGCGGACGCTTCGAGAGGCGCTCGCCGGCGACCGCGTGGTGGCGTTGGCGGGGATCGTCAACGGAACGTGCAATTACATCCTGACGCGCATGCGTCGCGCGAACCTGTCCTTCGAGGCGGCGCTCAAGGAGGCGCAAGATCTTGGCTACGCAGAGGCCGACCCGGAGCTTGATGTCGGCGGACACGACGCTGGCCACAAGCTGATGGTCCTCGCCATGCTCGCGTTTGGGCTTCAGCCGGTGCAAGGCGGCGGCGATCTCTACGTGGAGGGCATCCGCGACTTGGAGCCCTTCGATCACGAGGCGGCCGATCGTTTCGGCTACACCATTAAGCACTTGGCCATCGCGCGCGCCCGCGCGGAAGGCTTGGAGCTCCGCGTCCACCCGACGCTCGTGCCGCGCGACTCGACGATCGCCAACGTAGGCGGCGTGCTAAACGCCATCTCTCTGGAAGGCGAGGCGCTGGGCCCGCTGCTCCTCTCGGGACGCGGCGCGGGCGACTTGCCTACGGCCGTCAGCGTCGTGGCCGACGTCGTCGACGTGGCGCGCGCGCGTGTGGGCGGCGCCAAGGGGCTCTCGACGCGAAGCGTCGAGCTTGCGCCACGGAAGACCCTCTCGATCGAAGACGCGGAGTGCGCGTTTTACCTGCGCTTCAGCGTCCTCGATCGTCCCGGCGTGTTGGCGCGAATTACCGGCGCCCTTGGCGAGGGCGAAGTGTCCATCGGGCAGATGGTTCAGTTTGGCGGCGGGGACGCGCGCGGAGCGGCCGTCGACGTTGTGATGTTGACCCATGTCGCGCGCGAAGGAGCCGTGCGCCGTGCGCTCAAGTCCATCGCGGTCGCCGACTTCGTGGCGCGCCCACCGAAGGCGATTCGCGTCCTCGACCGGAGGGCTGAGGCCCGAGGTCGCGTCAGCGCCGCGCCCCCTCCGTCACGCGTGTAG